One region of Candidatus Riesia pediculischaeffi genomic DNA includes:
- the ubiE gene encoding bifunctional demethylmenaquinone methyltransferase/2-methoxy-6-polyprenyl-1,4-benzoquinol methylase UbiE produces MFNKISDEYIKSVFDHAAKKYDVMNDIMSVGMHRMWKNFMVKICNPKPHSIVLDLAGGTGDLTIKFAQKLKDSGKIFLVDSNKSMLTVGKKKIRNFGLIKNIYYIQASAENLPFANFSFDVAAISFGLRNMCNQEKSLRSVFRVLKTGGKLVILEFSKPYSEVLKKLYSVYSFSFPYVGLLLFNNSFSYRYLIKSVQTYYDQKHLKKIIRASGFNKISHFNLLGGIASIHVGFKTTLY; encoded by the coding sequence ATGTTTAATAAAATATCTGATGAATATATCAAATCTGTATTTGATCATGCTGCAAAGAAATATGACGTAATGAACGATATAATGTCGGTTGGTATGCATAGGATGTGGAAAAATTTTATGGTAAAAATCTGTAACCCAAAACCACATTCTATCGTTCTGGACTTGGCCGGAGGTACGGGTGATTTAACAATAAAATTTGCACAAAAGCTTAAAGATTCTGGAAAAATATTTTTAGTTGATTCCAACAAATCAATGTTAACAGTCGGAAAAAAAAAAATACGAAATTTCGGTCTAATAAAAAATATATATTATATTCAAGCTTCTGCAGAAAATTTACCTTTTGCAAATTTTTCCTTTGATGTAGCAGCAATTTCATTCGGTCTAAGAAATATGTGTAATCAAGAGAAATCTCTTAGATCTGTTTTCAGAGTTTTAAAAACAGGAGGAAAATTAGTGATATTAGAGTTCTCCAAACCTTATTCTGAAGTGTTAAAGAAATTATACTCTGTATATTCTTTTTCTTTTCCGTATGTTGGATTACTACTATTTAATAACTCTTTTAGTTATCGTTATTTGATAAAATCAGTACAGACCTATTATGATCAAAAACATCTAAAAAAAATCATTAGAGCGTCTGGGTTTAATAAAATATCTCATTTTAATTTGCTTGGAGGTATAGCTTCGATTCATGTTGGATTCAAAACCACATTATATTAG
- a CDS encoding AarF/UbiB family protein → MIHSKKPIARRICLSFQELGPIWIKLGQFLSTREDLLSKKICKQLSSLQNRVSVFDGKLAKSYIEESLGKKIQEIFADFNEIPLASASISQIHGAILKKNNLSVIIKIIRPEILSTIRTDIKLLFKLSDWINFFKKVKFFDLIELISEYKRTIIKELNLLNESVNTMQLRRNFKNSSMLYIPKIYIEYSRTNVMVAERIYGISISNVKKLKERNLDLKKLAENGVKIFFTQVFRDNFFHADMHPGNILVDDKLSKYIGVDCGIVGSLTKRHRYFLAKNFINFFNRNYRKIAESLIDLSEREDKDESEIYEIELFVRTICEPIFKKPISEISFGKFLLRLFSIFNRFNVKIHPQIVLLQKNLLYVESLGKKLYPNLDLWKTAKPFIEEWLHQQLKISSILNLISREMPELVDRLKNIPELFDKFLKFSNHYMNNLHNNNRLIVHNSKRIDRLIRISKLICYFLILKTSLILILSIYRT, encoded by the coding sequence ATGATACATTCAAAAAAACCGATCGCTCGAAGAATTTGTTTGAGCTTTCAAGAGCTCGGTCCAATATGGATCAAGTTAGGACAGTTTTTATCTACTAGAGAAGATCTATTATCTAAAAAAATTTGTAAACAACTTTCTTCTCTCCAAAATAGGGTTTCAGTATTTGACGGAAAGTTAGCTAAATCATATATCGAAGAATCTTTAGGAAAAAAAATTCAAGAAATATTTGCTGATTTTAATGAAATTCCATTAGCTTCCGCATCGATCTCACAAATTCATGGAGCAATTTTAAAAAAGAATAATCTTTCGGTAATCATTAAAATAATTCGACCGGAAATCTTATCAACAATAAGAACTGATATTAAATTATTGTTCAAACTATCCGATTGGATAAATTTTTTTAAAAAAGTTAAGTTCTTTGATTTGATAGAACTAATCTCAGAGTATAAAAGAACTATCATTAAAGAATTAAATTTATTAAATGAATCTGTAAATACAATGCAACTAAGAAGAAATTTTAAAAATAGCAGTATGCTATATATACCAAAGATATACATAGAGTATTCTAGGACAAACGTCATGGTTGCAGAAAGAATTTACGGAATATCTATTTCCAATGTTAAAAAATTAAAAGAACGTAATTTAGATTTGAAGAAGTTAGCTGAAAATGGAGTAAAAATATTTTTTACTCAAGTTTTTCGAGATAATTTCTTTCACGCTGACATGCATCCAGGAAATATATTAGTTGATGATAAATTGTCAAAATATATTGGTGTCGATTGTGGAATAGTTGGTTCTTTGACAAAGAGACATAGATACTTTCTTGCAAAAAATTTCATTAATTTCTTCAACAGAAACTATCGGAAAATAGCAGAATCCCTCATAGATCTATCTGAAAGGGAGGATAAAGATGAATCTGAAATTTATGAGATAGAACTATTCGTTAGAACTATATGCGAACCAATTTTTAAAAAACCAATTTCAGAAATTTCTTTTGGAAAATTTTTGCTAAGATTGTTCTCCATATTTAATAGATTTAACGTAAAAATCCATCCGCAAATTGTTCTATTACAAAAAAATTTATTATACGTAGAAAGTTTAGGAAAAAAATTATATCCGAATTTGGATCTTTGGAAAACTGCAAAACCTTTTATTGAAGAATGGTTGCATCAACAACTAAAAATTTCATCCATTCTAAATCTGATAAGCCGAGAAATGCCAGAACTAGTAGATCGTCTTAAAAATATTCCGGAACTATTTGATAAATTCTTAAAATTTAGCAATCACTATATGAACAACCTACATAATAATAATCGTCTAATTGTACACAATTCTAAAAGAATTGATCGATTAATACGGATCTCTAAATTGATCTGTTACTTCTTAATCCTAAAAACTTCTTTAATTTTGATTTTATCGATCTATCGGACATGA
- a CDS encoding TrkH family potassium uptake protein, with translation MDFKNIIRIIGLLFVVFSITMIIPGLVSFLYKDKMEYSFIRTFFTTLLIGLILWFPNKNRNQELNQKEGFLAVSLFWIVLGSLGSLPFVFSDEPRIPITEAFFESFSGLTTTGATNLARLNHLPRSILFYRQMLQWLGGMGIIVLAIAIFPLFGIECGVQLYKAEISGPIKENKIHPRVSKTAKTLWSIYLLLTVTCAVSLWMAGMDFFDAVSHSFSIVSVGGFSTHDENIGYFKSYWINYIVTFFLIISSCNFNLHFFLLSRKSFKIYWNDLEFKAFIFFQISLIVIATVVSLFYIKDQPILKTVHQTFFQVISMSTTAGFSVDNLSNLPTFLPMLLIFSTFIGGCSGSVGGGMKVIRILLLFLQGSTELKRLVHPNAVYTIKINYNGYRILSEKNIEAIWGFFSSYILIFIVSLLLLIATGVDEFSAFSSIVSTLNNFGTALGSFSENFVNMNSIGKWILIFTMLFGRLEIFTLLILFTPTFWKK, from the coding sequence ATGGACTTTAAAAATATAATCAGGATTATTGGATTACTATTTGTCGTATTCTCGATAACTATGATTATTCCTGGATTAGTTTCCTTCCTTTACAAGGATAAAATGGAATATTCATTCATTCGAACTTTTTTCACAACATTGCTGATCGGATTAATTTTGTGGTTTCCAAATAAAAACAGAAATCAAGAATTAAATCAAAAAGAAGGTTTTCTAGCAGTCTCTTTATTCTGGATAGTACTAGGAAGTTTAGGATCTCTTCCTTTCGTATTTTCAGATGAACCTAGGATACCGATAACAGAAGCTTTCTTTGAGTCTTTCTCAGGTCTGACGACAACTGGGGCGACGAACTTAGCTCGATTGAATCATCTTCCAAGATCCATATTGTTTTATAGACAAATGTTACAGTGGCTTGGAGGGATGGGCATTATAGTTCTCGCAATAGCGATATTTCCGCTATTTGGCATAGAATGTGGTGTTCAACTCTACAAGGCAGAAATCTCTGGACCGATAAAAGAGAACAAAATTCATCCAAGGGTATCTAAGACAGCGAAAACATTATGGTCGATTTATTTACTACTTACGGTAACATGCGCCGTATCTTTATGGATGGCTGGAATGGATTTTTTTGATGCTGTTTCACATAGTTTTTCAATCGTTTCTGTAGGTGGATTCTCTACTCATGATGAGAATATAGGTTATTTTAAGAGCTATTGGATAAATTATATAGTAACTTTTTTTTTGATAATATCCAGTTGTAATTTCAATCTACATTTTTTTCTTCTTTCTAGAAAAAGTTTTAAGATTTATTGGAACGATTTAGAGTTTAAAGCATTCATTTTTTTTCAAATATCGCTCATTGTGATCGCTACGGTTGTATCCTTATTTTATATAAAAGATCAACCTATTTTAAAAACTGTTCATCAAACTTTCTTTCAAGTAATTTCCATGTCTACAACCGCAGGGTTCAGCGTTGATAATCTTTCCAACTTACCGACCTTTTTACCGATGTTGTTAATTTTCTCTACCTTCATAGGAGGATGCTCTGGTTCGGTAGGAGGTGGTATGAAAGTTATCAGGATTTTACTGCTTTTTTTACAAGGTTCAACGGAATTAAAACGTTTGGTACATCCAAATGCAGTTTATACGATCAAGATTAATTATAACGGTTATCGGATCCTATCAGAAAAAAATATAGAGGCAATTTGGGGTTTTTTTTCCTCTTATATTCTGATATTTATAGTAAGTTTGCTACTTCTTATAGCAACTGGAGTAGATGAATTTTCAGCTTTTTCTTCGATTGTATCAACCTTGAATAATTTTGGAACTGCGCTTGGATCATTTTCTGAGAATTTTGTCAACATGAATTCCATCGGAAAATGGATTCTGATATTCACTATGCTATTTGGAAGATTAGAAATATTCACTTTATTGATTTTATTCACTCCAACTTTTTGGAAGAAGTAA
- a CDS encoding superoxide dismutase, translating into MNYTLSKLSYAYEDLEPFLDKRTMVLHHKMHHQTYVNNTNQILKNIKIDFKKRDIFDLIQNLDIISDRDIKRSLLNNAGGHANHTIFFQGLKLGTNLSQEMKKEISSHFNSVENFKKLFEETAISFFGSGWVWLVLKNSKLEILSTVNQENPLMYNNSANFYYPIFGIDLWEHSYYLKYQNRKKEYIQSFWNILSWEEAEKRFTTGIKLIRKKINDN; encoded by the coding sequence ATGAACTATACTTTATCGAAATTGTCGTATGCTTATGAAGATTTAGAACCATTTCTAGATAAAAGAACAATGGTTTTGCACCATAAGATGCATCACCAGACATATGTAAATAACACAAATCAAATACTGAAAAATATAAAAATCGATTTTAAGAAACGTGATATATTTGATCTAATCCAAAATTTGGATATCATTTCTGACCGTGATATAAAAAGGTCATTGCTGAATAATGCCGGCGGACATGCTAATCATACAATTTTTTTTCAAGGATTAAAATTAGGTACGAATTTAAGTCAAGAAATGAAGAAAGAGATCAGTTCACACTTTAACAGCGTAGAAAATTTTAAGAAACTGTTTGAAGAAACTGCTATATCTTTTTTTGGATCAGGATGGGTTTGGTTAGTGTTAAAAAATAGCAAGTTAGAGATCTTGAGCACTGTTAACCAAGAAAATCCACTTATGTATAACAATTCAGCTAATTTTTATTATCCTATCTTCGGAATAGATTTATGGGAACATTCTTATTATTTAAAATACCAAAATCGTAAAAAAGAGTATATTCAATCTTTCTGGAATATACTAAGTTGGGAAGAGGCAGAAAAAAGATTCACAACGGGAATAAAATTGATCCGTAAAAAGATTAATGATAATTAG
- the rpe gene encoding ribulose-phosphate 3-epimerase, producing the protein MKNCSIAVSILSANFANLGKDIEELVHSGLVDSIHFDIMDNHYVQNLTFGPVICKSLIQYGIRSKFDIHLMIDPSERLINEFIEIGVNQILLHVEYSKNIEKELRKIRNNGCKVGLVFNPRTSLETLDRLINEIDSVLIMSVYPGFSGQLFIESSIERLLEARSIIDKSGKDVLLEVDGGINFKNVDKIVQTGVDVIVVGSSVFDQSIGSIEALNIFHKKIDFCKKF; encoded by the coding sequence ATGAAAAATTGTTCGATAGCTGTCTCTATTTTATCAGCAAATTTCGCAAATTTAGGAAAGGATATTGAGGAATTAGTTCATTCTGGATTAGTCGATTCTATTCACTTCGATATTATGGATAATCATTATGTTCAAAATTTAACGTTTGGTCCAGTAATTTGTAAATCTTTAATACAATATGGAATTCGGTCTAAGTTTGACATTCATCTTATGATAGATCCATCAGAAAGATTGATTAATGAGTTTATTGAAATAGGAGTCAACCAGATCTTATTGCATGTTGAGTATAGTAAAAATATTGAAAAAGAGTTAAGAAAAATCAGAAATAACGGATGTAAGGTTGGATTAGTATTTAATCCAAGAACATCTTTAGAAACATTAGATAGATTAATTAACGAAATTGATTCGGTATTAATTATGTCTGTCTATCCTGGGTTTAGCGGACAATTATTTATTGAAAGTAGTATCGAAAGATTATTAGAAGCACGTTCTATAATCGATAAAAGTGGTAAAGATGTTTTATTAGAAGTTGATGGTGGAATTAATTTTAAAAATGTTGATAAGATCGTTCAAACCGGCGTAGATGTTATAGTGGTAGGATCATCAGTTTTTGATCAATCTATAGGTTCTATTGAAGCTCTTAATATTTTTCATAAGAAAATTGATTTTTGTAAAAAATTTTGA
- the aroB gene encoding 3-dehydroquinate synthase: MFIGFNLFKYLNLFDRFRDKDHIIIITNEKLYSLHYQEVKKNILKTTSKIDEVIIPDGEQNKSLKTAVRVFEFLKKNKYSKSIVLVALGGGVIGDLTGFISSIYLRGTHFVQIPTSLLSQIDSSMGGKNAINYEDAKNMIGSFYHPDLVIINLDFLETLPIRHFRSGMAEAIKYGIAMNYDFFCWIEDNYEKISLLDEESIRHLVLLCCKMKCEVVVQDPKEYRNKRVLLNLGHTFAHSIESFSKFNESLYHGEAVSIGMVISLKIANIVNRFSERDIFRVISLLKRFDLPLSYQRHIPFEDYLYFMNYDKKRTGQDQINLVLPLKIGTSILYRNIDKKIIYHAIY; encoded by the coding sequence ATATTTATTGGATTTAATCTCTTTAAATACCTTAATCTTTTTGACAGATTTAGAGATAAAGATCACATTATTATTATAACTAACGAAAAGTTATATTCTCTTCATTATCAAGAAGTAAAAAAGAATATCTTAAAGACGACAAGTAAAATAGATGAAGTGATTATTCCTGATGGAGAACAAAATAAGTCATTAAAAACGGCGGTGCGCGTTTTTGAATTTTTAAAAAAGAATAAATATTCGAAAAGCATTGTATTAGTTGCGTTAGGTGGAGGAGTAATTGGAGATTTGACAGGTTTTATATCTTCTATTTATTTAAGAGGTACTCATTTTGTACAGATTCCTACAAGTCTTTTATCTCAAATTGATTCTTCCATGGGAGGAAAAAATGCGATTAATTATGAAGATGCTAAAAATATGATAGGATCATTTTACCACCCTGATCTAGTAATAATTAACTTGGATTTTTTAGAAACCCTACCAATTCGACATTTTCGATCAGGTATGGCGGAAGCGATAAAATATGGGATCGCCATGAATTATGACTTTTTTTGTTGGATTGAAGACAATTATGAAAAAATATCTCTTCTTGACGAGGAAAGCATAAGACATCTTGTGTTGCTGTGTTGTAAAATGAAATGTGAAGTGGTTGTTCAAGATCCCAAAGAATACAGAAATAAGAGAGTTCTCCTTAATTTAGGTCACACTTTCGCTCACTCTATAGAATCTTTCTCAAAGTTTAACGAAAGTTTGTACCATGGAGAAGCAGTATCAATAGGGATGGTTATTTCACTTAAAATAGCGAATATTGTGAATAGATTCTCTGAGAGAGATATATTTAGAGTTATTTCTTTGTTAAAGAGGTTCGATCTTCCTTTATCTTATCAAAGACACATTCCATTTGAAGACTATCTATATTTCATGAACTATGATAAAAAAAGGACAGGTCAAGATCAGATTAACCTAGTTTTGCCATTGAAAATAGGAACATCTATTTTATATAGAAATATAGATAAAAAAATTATTTACCATGCGATATATTAA
- the aroK gene encoding shikimate kinase AroK, whose translation MIERRNIFLVGPMGAGKSTVGRQLAKKLNMDFFDSDQEIEKRTGVNIEWIFDLEGEAGFRRREKQVIDELTEKYGIILATGGGSVKLKENRSRLSARGTVVYLEATVERQISRIYHDKRRPLIESKEKILETLKTLANERDPLYREIADIVIKVNDKSANFLVRNIINLL comes from the coding sequence ATGATAGAAAGAAGAAATATATTTTTAGTTGGACCTATGGGTGCAGGAAAAAGTACAGTAGGTCGTCAGTTGGCGAAAAAATTAAATATGGATTTTTTCGATTCAGATCAAGAAATAGAGAAAAGGACTGGAGTTAATATAGAGTGGATATTTGATTTAGAAGGAGAAGCGGGATTTCGAAGAAGAGAAAAACAAGTTATTGATGAATTAACTGAAAAATATGGTATCATACTAGCAACTGGTGGAGGATCTGTTAAATTAAAGGAGAATAGGAGTAGGCTCTCAGCAAGAGGTACTGTGGTTTATTTAGAAGCTACTGTTGAAAGACAGATTAGTCGAATCTATCATGATAAAAGAAGACCACTAATCGAATCAAAAGAAAAGATTTTAGAAACATTGAAAACTTTGGCAAATGAAAGAGATCCTCTATATCGAGAAATCGCAGATATTGTCATAAAAGTAAATGATAAAAGTGCAAATTTTTTAGTAAGGAATATTATTAACTTATTATGA
- a CDS encoding inorganic phosphate transporter — protein sequence MLHEFITLDYRTYVLLPLALLFVLIYELINGFHDTANAVTTIIYTRSMKAETAVIISGIFNFFGVIFGGLSVAYSVIELLPLDSLLNANETKNLTAIIFSILFSSILWNIGTWYFGLPSSSSHTLFGTIFGVIIADSFIADKLILDTLNLEKISEVLLSLFLSPIIGIVLSGILMFYLRKCWKHTENHRKIHLTPTERNEKYGKKNPPFLIRITLILSSIGVSFSHGSNDGQKGIGLIMLILIGITPSKFSLNMQANCYDISKMYDAIVDLKKYCENHQYEVNSIAEKLHKSKKWRNKCYFQNFSCVKETMRKTLHIIKDIKTYSVLKPQQRNQVRKSLTCLSDITSSIIKLSSIQKKDVILLKNLKKSLLRTVEYAPLWTVVIIALTLSLGTIIGWKKSVITIGEKIGKKGMTYAQGVSAQITTAFSVGIASYSGIPVSTTQVLSSAVIGSMIVDKKKIQTRTIRNIFLTWIFTVPFSVTLSGVFYISLSKII from the coding sequence ATGTTACATGAATTCATTACTTTAGACTACCGTACTTATGTACTTCTACCGTTAGCATTACTTTTTGTACTAATATATGAATTGATTAACGGATTTCATGATACAGCAAATGCAGTAACCACAATCATTTATACCAGATCTATGAAAGCTGAGACAGCTGTAATAATCTCTGGAATTTTCAATTTTTTTGGCGTAATTTTTGGAGGATTAAGTGTAGCTTATTCCGTTATAGAACTATTACCCTTGGATTCTCTATTAAATGCAAATGAAACAAAAAATCTAACAGCCATAATTTTTTCTATTTTATTTTCTTCAATTCTTTGGAATATTGGAACTTGGTATTTTGGATTACCTAGTTCAAGTTCGCATACTTTATTCGGAACAATTTTTGGTGTGATCATTGCAGATTCATTTATTGCTGATAAACTTATATTGGATACGTTAAACTTAGAAAAAATTTCTGAAGTTTTATTATCTCTGTTTCTTTCTCCAATTATTGGAATTGTACTGTCTGGAATACTAATGTTTTACCTTCGAAAATGTTGGAAACATACGGAAAACCATAGAAAAATTCATTTAACACCAACAGAAAGAAATGAGAAATATGGAAAAAAGAATCCACCATTCTTAATAAGAATAACGTTAATTTTATCTTCCATAGGAGTTAGTTTTTCGCATGGATCTAACGATGGACAAAAAGGAATAGGATTGATCATGCTGATCCTGATTGGAATCACTCCTTCAAAGTTTTCTCTGAACATGCAAGCTAATTGTTACGACATATCTAAGATGTACGACGCTATTGTAGATTTAAAAAAATACTGTGAAAATCATCAATATGAGGTCAATTCAATTGCAGAAAAGTTACACAAATCAAAGAAATGGAGAAACAAATGTTATTTTCAAAATTTTTCTTGTGTAAAGGAGACAATGCGTAAAACATTACATATTATTAAAGACATTAAAACATATTCTGTATTAAAACCTCAACAGAGAAATCAGGTTCGAAAATCTCTAACTTGCTTATCAGACATAACCTCAAGTATTATAAAATTATCTAGTATACAAAAAAAAGATGTCATTCTTTTAAAAAATTTAAAAAAAAGCTTGCTAAGAACAGTTGAGTATGCTCCACTGTGGACAGTGGTAATAATCGCTTTAACTCTATCCCTTGGTACGATAATAGGTTGGAAAAAGTCTGTGATTACAATCGGGGAAAAAATAGGAAAAAAAGGTATGACTTATGCTCAAGGAGTTTCTGCACAAATTACTACTGCTTTTTCCGTAGGTATTGCAAGTTATTCTGGAATACCAGTGTCTACAACTCAAGTTTTGTCTTCTGCTGTCATTGGATCTATGATTGTAGATAAAAAAAAAATACAAACAAGGACTATTAGAAATATTTTTTTAACATGGATATTCACGGTACCGTTTTCTGTTACCTTATCTGGTGTTTTCTATATATCTCTTTCAAAGATAATTTAA
- the gdhA gene encoding NADP-specific glutamate dehydrogenase yields MKDFLLSNFLNSFSVKYKYQPEFHQSVKKFLLSISSFLQDNSQYQDVSLLTRLTEPERIIQFRICWMDDLGDIQVNTGWRVQFNSAIGPFKGGIRFHQSVNTSILKFLAFEQTFKNALTNFPIGGGKGGSDFNPKGKSKMEITRFCQSFVLNLYKYLGTNVDIPAGDIGVSHFEIDLMVGMMKKILGDSSCVFTGKGLSIFGSQLRKESTGYGVIYFTELVLNYHNRSIKGKKISISGSGNVAIYAIEKCIEFGAKVITASDSNGTVVDLDGFNLEKLNRLKTIKNEIRGRIQQYASELNLTYLKNQSPWSIPSDIAIPCATQNEIDEIDAKLMIKNDVQMIVEGSNMPVTEKAIHLFELANILFIPGKIANSGGVIVSILEKVQNSTYSVWKRNKVEKKLKEVIKNTHKMCVEYGKKKSTVDYVKGANIAAFVKVAEAMISQGMIN; encoded by the coding sequence ATGAAAGACTTTTTATTATCAAACTTTCTAAATTCATTCAGTGTAAAATATAAATATCAACCAGAATTTCATCAATCAGTAAAAAAATTCTTGTTGTCAATCTCTTCTTTTTTACAAGATAATTCACAATATCAAGATGTTTCTTTATTAACACGATTAACTGAACCTGAACGAATAATACAATTTAGAATCTGTTGGATGGACGATTTAGGAGATATTCAGGTTAACACAGGTTGGAGAGTTCAATTTAATTCTGCAATTGGCCCATTTAAAGGAGGAATTCGATTTCACCAATCAGTAAATACATCGATCTTAAAATTTCTTGCTTTTGAACAAACTTTCAAAAATGCGCTTACCAATTTTCCAATTGGAGGAGGAAAAGGAGGATCTGATTTTAATCCTAAAGGGAAGAGTAAAATGGAAATTACAAGATTCTGTCAATCATTTGTTTTAAATTTATACAAATATTTAGGAACAAATGTGGATATTCCAGCAGGAGATATAGGAGTGAGTCATTTTGAAATAGACCTTATGGTCGGAATGATGAAGAAGATACTCGGAGACTCTTCATGCGTATTTACTGGAAAAGGACTATCTATATTTGGCAGTCAGTTAAGAAAAGAATCTACTGGATATGGGGTGATATATTTCACTGAGTTAGTTTTAAATTATCATAATCGATCAATAAAAGGGAAAAAAATATCGATTTCTGGTTCTGGAAATGTTGCCATATACGCGATTGAAAAATGTATAGAATTTGGCGCAAAAGTTATTACAGCATCAGATTCCAATGGAACAGTTGTAGATTTGGATGGATTTAATTTGGAAAAGTTGAACAGACTAAAAACTATCAAGAATGAGATACGCGGAAGAATTCAACAATATGCTTCGGAACTTAACCTAACTTATCTTAAAAATCAATCTCCATGGTCCATTCCTTCGGATATAGCTATCCCTTGTGCTACTCAAAACGAAATTGATGAGATTGATGCAAAATTGATGATAAAAAACGATGTTCAAATGATAGTTGAAGGATCTAATATGCCAGTTACGGAAAAAGCTATTCACTTATTTGAACTAGCTAATATTTTATTCATTCCAGGGAAAATAGCTAACTCTGGAGGAGTGATAGTTTCTATCTTAGAAAAAGTACAAAATTCTACATATTCTGTATGGAAACGTAATAAAGTGGAAAAGAAATTAAAAGAAGTCATAAAAAATACTCACAAAATGTGTGTAGAATACGGAAAGAAGAAGAGTACAGTTGACTATGTCAAAGGAGCAAACATTGCTGCTTTTGTTAAAGTTGCTGAAGCAATGATCTCTCAAGGAATGATTAACTAA
- a CDS encoding alanine/glycine:cation symporter family protein: MMQLIDKLNNFLWSYLLTYFLILIGLYLTVGTRFVQIKNFFHMFTILKGSNRSNKFGISSFQALCTTLASRVGTGNLTGVAIALNLGGIGSIFWMWIAAMIGMATSFSESTLAQVYKIIDKKGHYYGGPAYYIEKGLNMRWMGVLFSILLIISFGLVFNSVQSNSIVKAVSLAFNINSLHIGTWISITCGIIIFGGSRSVSRISEFIVPFMAMSYLSLSCWAISQNVGQIFEVLFLIIKNAFGTKEACSGMVGYSISQVMTQGIKRGLFSNEAGMGSTPNAAASASPYPPHPVSQGYIQMLGVFVDTMIICSTTAFLIIFSGVLNDTNRCLNGIELTQLAISYFFGDFGKVFIAVSTFFFSFTSIISNYCYAESNMIFLKRNNAHSLFILKIGTLIMIIFGTYAETPLVWKLADISMGCMAIINLTAIFMLSKLIFVLTKDYNSQRREGKIPVFDAKKYPKIRIKNDVWKNIK, translated from the coding sequence TTGATGCAATTAATTGATAAATTAAATAATTTTTTGTGGAGTTATTTACTTACTTACTTTTTAATTTTGATAGGATTATATCTTACTGTTGGTACCAGATTCGTTCAGATAAAAAACTTCTTCCATATGTTTACAATATTAAAAGGAAGCAATAGATCAAATAAATTTGGAATATCTTCATTTCAAGCTTTATGCACAACGTTAGCTTCTAGAGTCGGAACTGGAAATCTTACAGGAGTTGCTATCGCATTAAATTTAGGTGGAATAGGATCCATTTTTTGGATGTGGATCGCTGCGATGATAGGAATGGCAACATCCTTTTCAGAAAGTACACTTGCACAGGTTTACAAAATTATAGATAAAAAAGGACATTATTATGGAGGACCAGCTTATTATATAGAAAAAGGTTTGAATATGAGATGGATGGGAGTTTTGTTCTCCATACTTTTAATTATTTCTTTTGGTTTAGTATTTAATTCTGTTCAATCAAACTCCATTGTAAAAGCAGTTTCTTTAGCGTTTAACATAAACTCATTACATATCGGAACATGGATATCAATAACTTGTGGAATCATTATATTCGGAGGATCACGATCTGTATCAAGAATATCTGAATTTATTGTACCTTTCATGGCAATGTCTTACTTGTCACTTTCCTGCTGGGCAATCAGTCAAAACGTAGGTCAAATTTTTGAAGTATTATTTTTAATCATAAAAAATGCTTTTGGTACAAAAGAAGCTTGCAGTGGAATGGTAGGATATAGCATCTCTCAAGTAATGACTCAAGGAATTAAGAGAGGACTTTTTTCAAATGAAGCTGGAATGGGATCTACTCCGAATGCAGCTGCTTCAGCTTCTCCTTATCCTCCACATCCAGTATCCCAAGGATATATTCAAATGTTAGGCGTATTTGTAGATACTATGATAATCTGCAGCACAACAGCTTTTTTAATTATTTTTTCTGGGGTATTAAATGATACGAATCGCTGTCTCAATGGAATTGAACTTACACAATTAGCTATTTCCTATTTTTTTGGAGATTTTGGAAAAGTTTTCATAGCAGTTTCAACCTTTTTCTTTTCTTTTACATCAATAATTTCGAACTATTGTTATGCCGAAAGCAACATGATTTTCTTAAAAAGGAACAATGCTCATTCTTTGTTCATCTTAAAAATAGGAACTTTGATCATGATTATTTTCGGAACGTACGCAGAAACTCCGTTGGTTTGGAAGTTGGCAGATATTTCTATGGGTTGCATGGCCATAATTAACCTAACTGCAATTTTTATGTTATCTAAACTAATATTTGTGTTAACTAAAGA